One segment of Rhodothermus bifroesti DNA contains the following:
- a CDS encoding glycoside hydrolase family 88/105 protein: MGWYGRIWGIGLGCLLGLAAWAQVPEVRPWSVRMAESVMRQRPVLSERWHYEVGVMLRAFEELWKRTGEPRYMEFIRTNLDRFITPEGAIRTYEKEEYNLDQINTGKLLFLLYEQTGAERYRRAIDTLRDQLRHHPRTSEGGFWHKKIYPYQLWLDGVYMMGPFLVRYGVTFNDPKAIDETTHEILLVARYLRDPRTGLYYHGWDEKRQQVWADSITGLSANFWGRGMGWYAMALVDVLDFLPLAHPDRPALLRVLSDLAAAISRVQDPVTGLWYQVLDRPSHPGNYLEASASSMFVYTLAKGVRKGYLAPAYLEVARRGYRGLIQHLVTVDPDGTVHLNQICQVAGLGGPQQRDGSVAYYLSEPIVRDDPKGVGPFILASLEIEALGE; the protein is encoded by the coding sequence ATGGGCTGGTACGGACGAATCTGGGGGATTGGGCTGGGTTGTTTGCTGGGGCTTGCGGCTTGGGCGCAGGTGCCGGAAGTGCGGCCCTGGTCGGTTCGCATGGCTGAATCGGTAATGCGGCAGCGGCCCGTGCTTTCTGAGCGCTGGCACTACGAAGTTGGCGTGATGCTGCGCGCTTTTGAAGAGCTTTGGAAACGTACGGGCGAGCCGCGCTACATGGAGTTTATTCGCACAAACCTCGATCGCTTCATCACGCCTGAAGGCGCTATCCGGACCTACGAAAAAGAGGAGTACAACCTGGATCAGATCAATACGGGCAAGCTCCTTTTTTTGCTCTACGAGCAAACGGGAGCAGAGCGCTACCGTCGGGCTATCGATACGTTGCGCGACCAGCTCCGGCACCACCCTCGTACCAGCGAAGGGGGCTTCTGGCATAAAAAAATCTACCCTTACCAACTCTGGCTCGATGGGGTCTACATGATGGGACCGTTTCTGGTACGCTATGGCGTGACATTTAACGATCCCAAAGCAATCGATGAGACGACCCACGAGATTTTGTTGGTAGCCCGCTACTTGCGTGATCCGCGCACCGGTCTGTACTATCATGGTTGGGACGAAAAGCGCCAGCAGGTCTGGGCCGATTCGATTACAGGGCTCTCAGCCAACTTTTGGGGTCGCGGTATGGGTTGGTATGCTATGGCCTTGGTTGACGTGTTAGATTTTCTTCCGCTTGCGCATCCCGACCGCCCGGCCCTTCTACGCGTGCTTAGCGATTTGGCGGCGGCGATTTCCCGTGTCCAAGACCCAGTCACTGGTCTTTGGTACCAGGTCTTGGATCGGCCAAGCCACCCCGGCAATTACCTGGAAGCCTCAGCTTCCAGTATGTTTGTCTACACCTTGGCTAAAGGCGTGCGTAAAGGATATTTGGCGCCAGCGTATCTTGAAGTAGCGCGTCGCGGCTATCGGGGGCTTATCCAACACCTGGTCACCGTTGATCCCGATGGTACCGTGCATCTGAATCAGATTTGCCAGGTAGCTGGTCTAGGTGGACCGCAACAGCGTGACGGTTCGGTCGCCTACTACCTAAGTGAACCGATTGTCCGCGATGACCCCAAAGGGGTGGGACCGTTCATTCTGGCCAGCTTAGAAATAGAAGCCCTAGGTGAGTAA
- a CDS encoding T9SS type A sorting domain-containing protein — translation MHTATRMLILLGVLFLWCTQTAKAQALIIEPFEVSGQYLNEVIANDTPRDPNRVYVLRRNGIYLINAPIIVRGFDLRLMTEAGEGEKAIIFPVVNQSTGQFPDPSIRMEGNVWLKDVVLVGYADVFPEEVANISSTIVRTTAPGYDLIIDGVIMSNTRGQHIRTEAAVRVMRITNTIFANMGDLGRSNFGAGKAIDLRDTSVDTLFIQNCTFVNFLDRIIRHRSSTAPINNLIFDHNTILNGTSYHGTLALGWVGKSVRITNNLFFDSFVLGADTSDASRQAEFDEHGELYPNGKPRMIWIFSVPNDTTRWVVANNYWAVSDSVKAFYAKYGDGRGDDGNPDNGTDGDNDIIGPGAPLSYHINRRLGADSASAFVELSELTVASRPSISKMLRLAEWYRTQTGRTKATTAFVRDQHDFDRQPITYFMRQFDASYPTTSPAYTGAAGGFPVGDLNWFPEKKAQWELTAIERQSSHLPALAFQLHQNYPNPFTRETRITYTLPEPATVTLRVFNLLGQEVARLADGVRQVAGVYTATWDGTDLVGRKVTPGVYFYRLEAGSTVLTRKMLLLPSN, via the coding sequence ATGCACACCGCTACCCGAATGCTGATCCTGCTGGGCGTGCTATTTTTATGGTGCACCCAGACTGCAAAGGCGCAAGCGCTTATTATCGAACCCTTTGAGGTCTCAGGGCAATACTTAAATGAGGTTATTGCTAACGATACGCCCCGGGATCCTAACCGGGTTTACGTGCTTCGGCGGAATGGAATCTACTTGATCAATGCCCCTATCATTGTGCGCGGGTTTGACCTACGCCTCATGACAGAAGCTGGGGAAGGGGAAAAGGCGATCATCTTTCCTGTGGTTAACCAAAGCACAGGACAATTCCCAGATCCCAGCATTCGGATGGAAGGGAATGTGTGGTTGAAGGACGTCGTGCTCGTGGGATATGCAGATGTGTTTCCGGAAGAAGTGGCCAACATTAGCAGTACCATTGTACGCACTACAGCTCCAGGCTACGACCTGATCATCGATGGTGTAATCATGTCTAATACGCGCGGGCAACACATCCGCACAGAGGCAGCTGTTCGGGTCATGCGCATTACAAATACGATCTTTGCCAATATGGGAGACCTGGGGCGTTCAAATTTTGGTGCCGGTAAAGCCATCGACCTGCGTGACACCTCGGTCGATACGCTGTTTATCCAGAACTGCACTTTTGTAAACTTTTTAGATCGCATCATCCGCCATCGGTCCAGCACCGCCCCAATTAACAACCTTATCTTTGACCATAACACTATCCTCAATGGCACGTCCTATCACGGCACATTAGCTTTAGGATGGGTAGGTAAAAGCGTCCGCATTACAAATAATCTCTTCTTCGATTCTTTTGTGCTCGGGGCCGATACCAGTGATGCCAGCCGGCAAGCCGAATTTGACGAACATGGCGAGCTCTACCCAAACGGTAAACCGCGCATGATCTGGATTTTCTCGGTGCCTAACGATACCACCCGTTGGGTTGTGGCGAACAACTACTGGGCGGTGTCTGATTCGGTAAAAGCGTTCTATGCCAAGTATGGCGATGGCCGGGGCGATGACGGCAACCCAGACAACGGCACCGATGGCGACAACGACATCATTGGCCCTGGGGCACCGTTGTCCTATCACATCAATCGGCGGCTAGGGGCCGACTCTGCCAGCGCCTTTGTGGAGTTAAGCGAATTGACCGTGGCTAGTCGACCTTCTATTAGCAAAATGCTCCGCCTGGCCGAGTGGTATCGCACGCAAACTGGCCGTACAAAAGCCACCACAGCGTTTGTGCGCGATCAACATGACTTCGACCGGCAACCGATCACGTACTTCATGCGGCAGTTTGATGCCTCCTATCCCACTACTTCCCCGGCTTATACTGGAGCGGCTGGTGGTTTCCCAGTTGGCGATCTGAATTGGTTTCCAGAGAAAAAGGCGCAGTGGGAACTGACGGCTATTGAGCGTCAGTCCAGCCACCTGCCAGCGCTGGCATTCCAGCTTCACCAGAATTATCCGAACCCGTTTACGCGGGAAACGCGCATTACCTACACGCTGCCCGAGCCGGCTACGGTTACGCTGCGCGTGTTCAACCTCCTGGGGCAGGAGGTGGCTCGCCTGGCCGACGGTGTCCGGCAGGTGGCTGGGGTCTACACGGCTACCTGGGATGGTACCGACCTGGTGGGCCGAAAGGTGACCCCAGGTGTCTACTTCTACCGCCTGGAGGCCGGTAGCACGGTGCTAACGCGCAAAATGCTGCTCCTCCCCTCTAACTGA
- a CDS encoding TonB-dependent receptor, whose protein sequence is MRVNRMVWFWSCLLLLGALPAWAQGTIYGVVTDSLTGDVLPGANVYLVGTGKGSATDIEGRYRITNIPPGTYTLRVSYLSYQTKNLSVHIQGAETILLDIALVPEAIGGQEVIIVGQALGQIAAINQQLNAHTIVNVVSEERIQELPDANAAEALGRLPGVALQRSGGEANKIVLRGLSDRFATITVDGVRLAATDADARGVDLSTIAQGSLAGIELYKALTPDKDADAIAGSVNLVTKKAPEQRLIRLDTRGAYNELNQAWGQYDLSARYGERFWKQRLGVQFIGGLERRDRSREYYDLAYDMSLASGTDYEISDIELNFRNEIRTRQGLSVLLDLDTPNGGTIRLNNVYNATRRSFVDYYRNYPTEGSEIFYGARDRDQRIYTLTSALRGEQYFGRWQMNWGASYARSQSHYPFDFDIRFTEPSATDAEGNPIAGMGRIPPEELKGPPERIIAYALNNFERAYFYTAFYRGEESRETETSLYLDIARDYALGGGLAGQFKIGAKYRQKSRFRERHELLAPYYNEAFPQYVKTAEGQVVPKNFSGTPFETLQMAGDRLLVTNFLGLHPEDRALFDRFRLYPLLDRDRLRQWWTLNRNGFSDAAGTNPEFERNLEAEALFYDLTERVSAAYVMHTLNLGRRVTLIGGVRVEREHNDYATRYTPKDLSGFPVPQGVMRDTTGRFDETVWLPNVHLTLRPTGFLTVRLAAYKALARPDYNQRLPNFVARKAGTFYPGNSLIVGNPSLRAAQAWNYEVNVALYDSRFGLFSVSAFYKDIRQMYHLIDGVFFDPSGADSLFRTLGINVTNPFQNQGLALTYPYNSTKPTRVWGLEIEHQANFLFLPGLLRHLVLNYNLSFIRSETYIPGTETETYYVHRPPLPPIPRLRYVFVERKHKLERQPELLANVAIGYDYRGFSARLSMFHQGAFNTRFSPDGRDDRMVKGFTRWDLALRQQLRSNLFLLLNVNNLTNVEEGSIVLNRVQDWQLPNDREIYGTTIDLGLRLLL, encoded by the coding sequence ATGCGGGTAAATCGAATGGTTTGGTTCTGGAGCTGTTTGTTGCTTTTGGGAGCGCTACCGGCTTGGGCGCAGGGGACCATCTATGGTGTAGTGACTGACTCGTTAACAGGTGACGTGTTACCCGGTGCAAACGTCTATTTGGTAGGTACGGGAAAGGGGAGCGCAACCGACATTGAAGGGCGTTATCGCATTACGAATATTCCTCCGGGTACCTATACGCTGCGCGTCTCGTACTTAAGCTATCAGACCAAAAACCTATCTGTGCACATTCAAGGAGCCGAGACGATCTTATTGGACATTGCCTTAGTGCCAGAAGCCATTGGCGGGCAAGAAGTGATTATTGTAGGGCAGGCTTTGGGTCAAATTGCCGCGATCAACCAGCAGCTTAATGCCCATACGATTGTCAATGTAGTTTCGGAAGAAAGAATTCAAGAGCTTCCTGATGCGAATGCTGCAGAAGCTTTAGGGCGGCTGCCTGGGGTTGCTCTTCAGCGTTCTGGAGGTGAGGCTAACAAGATTGTCTTGCGGGGGTTGAGTGATCGGTTTGCTACGATTACGGTCGATGGGGTTCGGTTGGCGGCTACGGATGCAGATGCGCGAGGGGTTGACCTTAGCACGATTGCTCAAGGTTCGCTTGCCGGTATCGAGTTGTATAAAGCCCTGACGCCAGACAAGGATGCGGATGCCATTGCAGGTAGCGTCAACCTGGTCACCAAGAAGGCTCCGGAGCAGCGCCTGATACGTTTGGATACGCGAGGGGCTTACAATGAGCTGAATCAGGCTTGGGGGCAGTACGATCTGAGTGCCCGTTATGGAGAACGCTTCTGGAAGCAGCGCTTAGGTGTGCAGTTCATTGGTGGGTTGGAGCGGCGTGATCGCAGTCGAGAGTACTACGATTTGGCGTATGACATGAGTCTGGCTAGTGGGACAGACTATGAGATCTCAGATATTGAGCTGAACTTTAGAAATGAGATTCGAACGCGGCAAGGTTTAAGTGTTTTGTTGGATCTGGATACCCCGAATGGGGGGACCATTCGCTTGAATAACGTTTACAATGCTACGCGACGCAGTTTTGTTGACTATTATCGGAATTACCCCACCGAAGGCTCGGAGATATTCTATGGCGCGCGGGATCGTGATCAGCGCATTTACACGCTGACCAGTGCTCTGCGCGGAGAGCAGTATTTTGGCCGGTGGCAGATGAACTGGGGGGCCTCCTACGCCCGTTCGCAATCGCATTATCCGTTTGATTTTGACATCCGCTTTACTGAGCCTTCGGCTACCGATGCGGAAGGGAATCCGATTGCTGGGATGGGCCGCATTCCACCGGAAGAACTCAAAGGTCCCCCAGAGCGGATTATTGCTTATGCACTAAATAATTTTGAACGAGCCTATTTCTACACGGCTTTTTACCGAGGAGAAGAAAGCCGCGAAACCGAAACCTCCCTTTACCTTGATATCGCTCGGGATTACGCGCTTGGTGGTGGGCTAGCTGGCCAATTCAAGATAGGCGCAAAGTACCGGCAAAAAAGCCGTTTCCGTGAGCGTCACGAACTACTGGCGCCCTATTACAACGAGGCCTTTCCGCAGTATGTGAAAACAGCAGAGGGGCAGGTAGTGCCGAAAAACTTTTCAGGGACGCCTTTTGAAACGCTTCAGATGGCTGGCGATCGACTCCTGGTAACGAATTTCTTAGGACTTCATCCGGAAGATCGCGCCCTGTTCGATCGTTTTCGTTTGTATCCACTGCTCGATCGCGATCGGCTACGGCAATGGTGGACGCTTAACCGAAATGGTTTTTCGGATGCAGCGGGCACAAACCCTGAATTTGAGCGCAATTTGGAGGCCGAGGCGCTGTTTTACGATCTCACCGAACGTGTATCGGCCGCCTATGTGATGCATACGCTGAACTTAGGTCGTCGGGTGACGCTCATTGGGGGCGTGCGGGTGGAGCGAGAGCATAACGACTATGCCACGCGCTACACCCCAAAGGACCTTTCGGGTTTTCCTGTGCCGCAAGGTGTAATGCGGGACACAACAGGCAGATTTGACGAAACCGTATGGCTTCCTAACGTGCACCTTACGCTACGGCCCACAGGCTTTCTTACTGTGCGTTTGGCAGCCTATAAAGCGCTGGCACGTCCAGATTATAACCAACGTCTCCCCAATTTTGTAGCGCGCAAGGCCGGCACGTTTTATCCGGGCAATTCACTGATTGTGGGTAATCCAAGTCTTCGGGCAGCTCAGGCTTGGAATTATGAGGTGAACGTTGCGCTTTACGACAGTCGCTTTGGGCTGTTTTCTGTATCGGCCTTTTACAAGGATATCCGGCAGATGTATCACCTTATCGATGGGGTCTTTTTTGATCCATCTGGGGCCGACTCGCTTTTCAGAACATTGGGGATTAACGTAACCAATCCCTTCCAGAATCAAGGATTAGCGCTTACCTACCCTTACAATTCCACCAAACCCACGCGTGTTTGGGGCTTAGAAATCGAGCATCAGGCGAACTTCCTGTTTTTGCCTGGCTTGCTGCGCCACCTGGTGCTTAACTATAACCTTTCATTCATTCGCTCAGAGACCTACATCCCAGGCACAGAAACCGAGACCTATTACGTTCACCGGCCCCCTTTACCGCCTATTCCTCGCTTGCGCTATGTGTTTGTCGAGCGTAAGCACAAACTAGAACGGCAGCCGGAGCTCTTGGCTAATGTGGCGATAGGTTACGACTATCGAGGTTTTTCAGCGCGCCTTTCGATGTTTCATCAAGGGGCATTTAATACGCGTTTCTCGCCAGATGGCCGTGACGATCGCATGGTTAAGGGTTTTACGCGTTGGGACCTGGCACTGCGGCAGCAATTGCGCTCCAATTTGTTTCTCCTGCTTAACGTAAATAACCTGACCAATGTCGAGGAAGGCAGCATCGTACTGAATCGCGTGCAGGATTGGCAGCTGCCTAACGACCGGGAAATCTACGGTACCACGATAGATCTAGGATTACGTCTGCTTTTGTAA
- a CDS encoding DUF7009 family protein, with amino-acid sequence MKLRLTDRSLRLRLEADDLQTLQHTGRVELITPFDAQTVFSCTLRIDAQTAVPVAHLDGSQLTVHLPPEEAQRWLCSDQLGIEAIQQAGPNRTLKLLIEKDLGCQHQPHPSAPNAANAKAE; translated from the coding sequence ATGAAACTGCGCCTGACCGACCGCTCCCTGCGCCTGCGCCTGGAGGCCGATGACCTGCAAACCCTGCAGCACACCGGACGCGTAGAGCTAATCACCCCTTTTGATGCCCAAACGGTCTTTTCCTGCACGCTGCGCATCGACGCCCAGACAGCTGTGCCCGTTGCGCATCTGGACGGCAGCCAGCTCACGGTGCATCTTCCCCCCGAAGAAGCCCAGCGCTGGCTCTGTAGTGACCAGCTCGGCATCGAGGCAATCCAACAGGCCGGGCCTAACCGCACGCTGAAGTTGCTGATCGAAAAAGACCTAGGCTGCCAACATCAGCCGCATCCCTCCGCACCCAATGCCGCTAATGCCAAAGCCGAATGA
- a CDS encoding molybdenum cofactor guanylyltransferase — MPKPNDLTALLLAGGQSRRFGRDKARARVGSQTMLQHVYCVVQAVTPHVLLSIRADGDAYLDLLPEAIPRLPDPLPHAGPLAGLVAGLRAATTSWLLAVACDLPGLTPETLSCLLKARTAQANAVVPITPDGQRHPLCALYHVPSVQPIAEAHLAAGCLALHALLERLHVMTVPLAPFALHNINTPADLAAFGRNWPLAH; from the coding sequence ATGCCAAAGCCGAATGACCTAACCGCCCTACTTTTGGCCGGCGGGCAAAGCCGCCGCTTTGGACGTGATAAGGCGCGGGCACGCGTAGGCAGCCAAACGATGCTGCAACACGTCTATTGTGTCGTGCAAGCGGTTACACCTCATGTGCTGCTCAGCATACGCGCCGACGGTGACGCCTACCTCGACTTGCTTCCTGAAGCCATACCCCGCCTGCCCGATCCCCTTCCGCACGCTGGACCTTTAGCTGGCCTTGTCGCTGGCCTTCGCGCGGCCACAACCTCCTGGCTGCTGGCTGTGGCCTGCGACCTGCCTGGCCTAACCCCTGAAACGTTGAGCTGTCTGCTCAAAGCCCGGACCGCTCAGGCTAACGCTGTCGTCCCCATAACGCCCGACGGCCAACGCCACCCGCTCTGCGCTCTCTATCACGTACCCTCCGTACAACCTATTGCCGAAGCCCATCTGGCTGCCGGATGCCTTGCCCTACACGCCTTACTTGAGCGGCTGCATGTAATGACGGTGCCTTTGGCTCCTTTTGCCTTACATAACATCAATACTCCCGCTGATTTAGCTGCCTTCGGGCGTAACTGGCCGCTGGCCCATTAG
- a CDS encoding Clp1/GlmU family protein — MQALALQVPSAWEALLGQLREGSPWRMLMVAGPVNAGKTTLATWLAQQLSDRYRTFFLDADPGQSLIGPPTTLALSSLPLDPDRWLRLRFVGHISPEGHLLQMLSGLCRLVEAARWYRAERLVVDLPGHIPGEIGRELLFQILDVLRPDYVVALEREEELKPVWQCFRKSRRPQMVRMAVAQAVQERDRLVRSGYRRERFQRYFAAARLCRLSVAARGLHGMVPSWANPEAWRHRVVALCDAQGFSRVLGIVVRFDPQLQMLYLWAPPFRAREITTVQFGRFRLDPAEVGLMGQRPVTPEGS; from the coding sequence ATGCAAGCTTTGGCGCTTCAGGTTCCTTCAGCATGGGAAGCGTTGCTTGGGCAGTTGCGCGAAGGGTCTCCATGGCGCATGCTCATGGTGGCAGGTCCTGTGAATGCAGGTAAAACCACCCTGGCCACCTGGTTAGCCCAGCAGCTCAGTGACCGCTATCGTACGTTTTTTCTGGATGCTGATCCTGGACAGTCGCTCATTGGTCCGCCGACCACGTTGGCCTTAAGCTCTTTGCCCCTCGATCCGGATCGCTGGCTACGACTTCGGTTTGTCGGGCATATTTCGCCTGAGGGGCATTTGCTTCAGATGCTCAGTGGTCTATGCCGGTTGGTAGAAGCTGCACGCTGGTACCGAGCCGAACGGCTTGTGGTGGATCTGCCTGGGCATATTCCTGGCGAGATTGGTCGGGAGTTGTTGTTCCAAATCCTGGATGTGCTTCGGCCCGATTATGTCGTGGCGCTTGAGCGGGAAGAGGAGCTCAAGCCGGTATGGCAATGTTTCCGGAAAAGCCGGCGGCCACAGATGGTGCGGATGGCTGTGGCTCAAGCTGTTCAGGAGCGGGACCGTCTTGTGCGGAGTGGTTATCGGCGTGAGCGATTCCAGCGATACTTTGCGGCAGCTCGCCTATGCAGGCTATCGGTTGCAGCACGAGGGTTGCACGGGATGGTGCCCTCGTGGGCGAATCCAGAGGCGTGGCGCCATCGCGTAGTGGCGCTATGCGATGCGCAAGGTTTTTCCCGTGTGCTAGGTATTGTGGTGCGTTTTGATCCCCAGCTTCAAATGCTCTATCTTTGGGCGCCGCCGTTTCGTGCCCGCGAGATTACCACGGTGCAGTTTGGACGTTTTCGATTGGATCCGGCCGAAGTAGGGCTAATGGGCCAGCGGCCAGTTACGCCCGAAGGCAGCTAA
- a CDS encoding PorV/PorQ family protein, translated as MNPRRFAKGLGLLLLLGISGIAQAQEARNGTNAASQLLIPLGAQFLGGSGAAAAITGIESVLWNPAGLDYGEGNVLVMVSRRNYIADIGINFAAVGLRFGSLGAIALHLRSLDIGEIQKTDEFNMDGTGETFSPTFFTLGASYSRAMTDRIRVGATVNLNYESFANVSTSGVTFDAGVQYDNFLGFGGLSVGVAIRNIGTSMRYDGSPLIIDARTPEGGRATTKYKVIAASADVPTVVDVGLSYRLFEGLSVSMTYMENTYGPSQVQGQLAYNLQNYIIVRGAFVQNVERQGDLKGPFDNRPAFGATLNLQPVLGVNMAIDYGFMPAQFFENNHIFTLRGQF; from the coding sequence ATGAACCCGCGTCGATTTGCAAAAGGCTTAGGGCTTTTACTCCTGCTGGGCATAAGCGGAATAGCCCAAGCCCAGGAAGCGCGTAATGGCACCAATGCCGCTTCTCAACTGTTGATTCCGCTGGGTGCGCAGTTTCTAGGTGGTAGCGGCGCGGCCGCAGCGATTACCGGCATCGAGAGCGTGCTTTGGAATCCAGCGGGCCTCGACTATGGCGAAGGCAATGTGCTGGTGATGGTCTCACGCCGCAATTACATTGCCGATATTGGCATCAACTTCGCTGCCGTGGGCTTGCGTTTTGGCTCCCTGGGGGCCATTGCCTTGCACCTGCGCAGCCTGGATATCGGTGAAATTCAGAAGACCGATGAGTTCAACATGGATGGCACTGGCGAGACGTTTTCGCCTACGTTTTTCACGCTGGGTGCTTCCTACAGCCGGGCTATGACGGATCGCATCCGTGTAGGGGCTACAGTTAACCTGAATTACGAAAGCTTCGCCAATGTGAGCACGAGCGGGGTGACGTTCGATGCGGGTGTGCAGTATGACAACTTCTTAGGTTTTGGTGGGCTTTCGGTGGGCGTAGCTATCCGGAATATTGGGACCTCGATGCGCTATGATGGCTCGCCCCTAATTATCGATGCCCGCACGCCTGAAGGGGGTCGGGCAACCACCAAATACAAGGTTATCGCTGCCAGTGCCGACGTCCCTACCGTCGTGGATGTGGGCCTAAGCTACCGGTTGTTTGAGGGGCTTTCGGTAAGCATGACCTATATGGAAAACACCTATGGCCCCAGTCAGGTTCAGGGACAGCTTGCCTACAACCTTCAGAATTACATCATTGTGCGCGGAGCCTTTGTGCAGAATGTGGAGCGCCAAGGAGATTTGAAAGGACCGTTTGACAACCGGCCGGCTTTTGGTGCAACTTTGAACCTGCAGCCTGTTTTGGGGGTGAATATGGCGATTGACTACGGATTCATGCCGGCTCAATTTTTTGAGAACAATCACATTTTCACCCTGCGCGGGCAGTTTTAG